A genomic stretch from Empedobacter stercoris includes:
- a CDS encoding DUF4844 domain-containing protein, whose translation MFEDFIKKEKFYSQENELSIKNLEPIFEKSLNRLASTFEFIDSSKNAETKHYLLAIKKTINELKPYEIDLSINDKTIISTYIEELMDFVDLESSEGLLNEFVYGFDPTKK comes from the coding sequence ATGTTTGAAGATTTCATTAAAAAAGAAAAGTTCTATTCACAAGAAAATGAATTGTCTATTAAAAACTTAGAACCTATTTTTGAAAAAAGTTTAAATCGATTGGCTTCTACTTTTGAATTCATCGATAGCAGTAAAAATGCTGAAACAAAACATTATCTTTTAGCAATAAAAAAGACTATTAATGAATTAAAACCTTATGAAATAGATTTAAGTATCAACGACAAAACTATTATTTCTACTTATATTGAGGAACTAATGGATTTTGTTGATTTAGAAAGTTCTGAAGGTTTATTAAATGAATTTGTTTACGGATTTGATCCTACAAAAAAATAA
- a CDS encoding DUF2314 domain-containing protein, whose product MKYTLFAVAFSALLFSCGNKENAGVSAYKGMDKQKQEQKDLDSIGKEAQQTFDDFKLALSMKDTTTTNFMIQQKFPIPKSELKEGIWVSDIVNNNDTLKGVVNSQVQYIKELKMGDTIIIDPTKIGDWMYYKADKMIGGFTIKYLRNKMTPEQRATYDEQFKVKFED is encoded by the coding sequence ATGAAATATACATTATTTGCAGTGGCTTTTTCAGCTTTATTGTTCTCGTGTGGAAACAAAGAAAACGCAGGAGTGAGTGCTTACAAGGGAATGGATAAGCAGAAACAGGAGCAAAAAGACTTGGATAGTATTGGGAAAGAGGCTCAACAAACTTTTGATGATTTTAAATTAGCTTTGTCAATGAAAGATACGACAACAACAAATTTTATGATTCAGCAAAAATTTCCAATTCCAAAATCTGAATTGAAAGAAGGTATTTGGGTAAGTGATATTGTGAATAATAATGATACGTTGAAAGGTGTTGTAAATAGCCAAGTACAATATATAAAAGAACTTAAAATGGGGGATACAATCATAATCGATCCTACTAAAATTGGTGATTGGATGTATTATAAAGCTGATAAAATGATTGGCGGTTTTACGATAAAATATTTGCGTAATAAAATGACTCCTGAACAGCGTGCTACATATGACGAACAATTTAAAGTGAAATTTGAAGATTAA
- a CDS encoding HTTM domain-containing protein yields the protein MFSEYLFRKVDNSPLVIFRIIFGLLIVAECWGAIFTGWVQSNFVEPQLTFSFIGFEWTNVFLGHNMIYLYVLMGILGWCIVFGFAYRFSIILFSILWSLTYFMQKTSYNNHYYLFMLVSWMMTIIPAHHFFSIDSLIFPKIKRLTMRNWVSTLFIIQLLIVYTFAAFAKIYPDWFNGVFLQMKFQEYGDLLTYKYNLNELGNAVSSLEFAQVIAWLGFFFDLLIIPAMLIKRTRGIAFKCALFFHIFNSAVFGIGIFPFFSLAMLIFFYDPIKIQEVVFPKKSFMMDRSDDDNLLTTRRVMFSYLMFFYVIWQVYLPIRHYFIPGNVFWTEEGHRMAWRMMLRNKFGEVSVFVSKPDPLKKGKFLEREKVDLTKYLTFKQISKMAVSPDMMWQFARFVKQDYEEKGIKDVKVFVDAKVAVNGSEYYQFTNLNYNLAYTTWSYFGHQKWIQPTPKELNLSYFE from the coding sequence ATGTTTAGCGAATACTTATTCCGAAAAGTTGATAATTCTCCACTTGTAATTTTCCGAATTATATTTGGTTTATTAATTGTTGCCGAATGTTGGGGAGCCATTTTTACAGGTTGGGTACAAAGTAATTTTGTAGAGCCACAATTGACATTTTCGTTCATCGGATTCGAATGGACAAACGTTTTCTTGGGCCATAATATGATTTATTTGTACGTGCTCATGGGAATTTTAGGATGGTGTATTGTATTTGGTTTTGCATACCGTTTTTCAATCATTTTATTTTCTATTTTATGGTCGTTAACGTATTTCATGCAAAAAACAAGTTATAACAATCATTATTATCTGTTTATGCTGGTTTCGTGGATGATGACAATAATCCCTGCGCATCATTTCTTTTCGATTGATAGTTTAATTTTTCCAAAGATAAAGCGATTAACCATGCGCAATTGGGTGTCAACATTGTTTATTATTCAATTATTGATTGTTTATACTTTTGCGGCTTTTGCTAAGATTTATCCCGATTGGTTTAATGGTGTTTTTTTACAAATGAAATTTCAAGAATATGGAGATTTATTGACATATAAATACAATTTAAACGAATTAGGAAATGCTGTAAGCAGTTTAGAATTTGCTCAAGTAATTGCTTGGTTGGGATTCTTTTTTGATTTATTGATAATTCCTGCAATGTTGATAAAAAGAACTCGTGGAATAGCTTTCAAATGTGCTTTATTTTTTCATATTTTTAATTCAGCCGTTTTTGGAATTGGAATATTTCCATTCTTTTCGTTAGCCATGTTGATTTTCTTTTACGATCCCATTAAAATTCAGGAAGTAGTTTTTCCTAAAAAATCGTTTATGATGGATCGTTCAGATGACGATAATTTATTAACAACTCGTCGCGTAATGTTCTCCTATTTGATGTTTTTCTATGTGATTTGGCAAGTTTATTTACCCATTCGTCATTATTTTATTCCAGGCAATGTTTTTTGGACAGAAGAAGGGCACCGTATGGCTTGGCGTATGATGTTACGAAATAAATTTGGAGAAGTAAGTGTCTTTGTTTCTAAACCTGATCCACTTAAAAAAGGTAAATTCCTTGAACGAGAAAAAGTAGATTTGACCAAATATTTGACGTTTAAACAAATTTCTAAAATGGCTGTTAGTCCAGATATGATGTGGCAATTTGCACGATTTGTAAAACAAGATTATGAAGAAAAAGGGATAAAAGATGTCAAAGTTTTTGTTGATGCAAAAGTAGCTGTTAATGGAAGTGAATATTATCAGTTTACAAATCTGAACTATAATTTAGCCTATACAACATGGAGTTATTTCGGGCATCAAAAATGGATACAACCAACACCAAAAGAATTGAATTTATCTTATTTTGAATAA
- a CDS encoding thiol-disulfide oxidoreductase DCC family protein: protein MKTRKIILFDGICNLCNQSVHFVIEHDKRNQFRFASLQSDFGQNFLKENDLDTAQFDSVVFIEDDKFYTKSSAALKIAKHLDGITSWLTIFMIVPKPLRDIVYSFIAKNRYRWFGKQESCWLPTPELKTKFID, encoded by the coding sequence ATGAAAACGAGGAAAATTATTTTGTTTGATGGAATTTGCAATTTATGCAATCAATCGGTTCATTTTGTGATCGAACATGACAAAAGAAATCAATTTCGTTTTGCTTCGTTACAATCAGATTTTGGACAAAATTTCTTGAAAGAAAATGATTTGGACACCGCTCAATTTGATTCGGTCGTTTTTATCGAAGATGATAAATTTTATACCAAATCTTCTGCTGCGCTAAAAATTGCTAAACATTTGGACGGAATAACTTCTTGGTTAACTATTTTTATGATTGTGCCAAAACCTTTGCGTGATATCGTGTATAGTTTTATTGCAAAAAATCGTTATCGTTGGTTTGGAAAACAAGAAAGTTGTTGGTTACCTACACCAGAATTGAAAACGAAGTTTATTGATTAA
- a CDS encoding M48 family metalloprotease — MQKGGTSIKLIVAAAIVIFSVIKYFSSSSINELTGEKQYISLTKDDEIAIGINSAPQMAQEFGGLSQNSQYQELVKRVGAKVVNNSDAHKTNYPFQFYVLADNRTVNAFALPGGPIFITEALLTRLQSEDQLAGVLGHEVGHVIARHSAEQMSKQELSQGIAGAAGVAAGDVNSAYYAQVVANMVNMKYGRDDELESDDLGVRFMIQAGYNPEALIGVMDILEEASGGSQVPEFQSTHPSPSNRREKIKAAINEYRNQ, encoded by the coding sequence ATGCAAAAAGGCGGGACGTCGATAAAATTAATTGTTGCAGCTGCAATTGTTATTTTCTCTGTGATTAAATATTTTTCTTCTTCTTCTATTAATGAATTAACAGGTGAAAAGCAGTATATATCATTGACCAAGGATGATGAAATTGCAATAGGAATAAATTCGGCTCCGCAAATGGCACAAGAATTCGGTGGATTATCTCAAAATTCACAATACCAAGAGCTCGTAAAACGAGTAGGAGCAAAAGTTGTCAATAATAGTGATGCTCATAAAACCAATTATCCTTTTCAGTTTTATGTGTTAGCTGATAATCGTACGGTAAATGCTTTTGCATTACCTGGTGGACCAATTTTTATTACCGAAGCGTTGTTGACACGTTTGCAAAGCGAAGATCAATTGGCTGGTGTTTTAGGCCACGAAGTTGGTCATGTTATTGCACGTCATAGTGCAGAACAAATGTCGAAGCAAGAACTTTCGCAAGGAATTGCAGGCGCAGCTGGAGTTGCAGCTGGAGATGTAAATTCGGCTTATTATGCACAAGTTGTAGCGAATATGGTAAATATGAAATATGGTCGTGATGATGAATTAGAGTCAGATGATTTGGGTGTACGATTTATGATTCAGGCAGGTTATAATCCTGAAGCATTAATTGGTGTGATGGATATTTTAGAAGAAGCATCAGGAGGAAGCCAAGTGCCAGAATTTCAAAGTACGCATCCATCGCCATCTAATCGTCGTGAAAAAATAAAAGCAGCTATTAATGAATATAGAAATCAGTGA
- the hisE gene encoding phosphoribosyl-ATP diphosphatase → MQTDDFMELNENISEVKKEKKFPFLKKLEIMMEDAKLQDAKKSKMKRVHKKGNSQIAKKMGEEAVEMVIASEQDNDENFLEESADVFFYYLMALHARGFELKDVLEILKKRHKK, encoded by the coding sequence ATGCAAACAGACGATTTTATGGAACTTAATGAAAATATTTCTGAAGTCAAAAAAGAGAAAAAATTTCCTTTTCTAAAAAAATTGGAAATCATGATGGAAGATGCAAAATTGCAAGATGCGAAAAAATCTAAAATGAAACGTGTTCATAAAAAAGGAAATTCGCAAATCGCAAAAAAAATGGGTGAAGAAGCTGTAGAAATGGTGATCGCTTCGGAACAAGATAACGATGAAAACTTTTTAGAAGAATCGGCAGATGTTTTCTTTTATTACCTTATGGCGCTACATGCCCGTGGTTTTGAACTGAAAGATGTCTTGGAAATTCTGAAGAAAAGACACAAAAAATAA
- the gcvP gene encoding aminomethyl-transferring glycine dehydrogenase produces the protein MNTNDFSIRHIGNNAQQAAEMLSVIGKDSIDSLIEATVPQNIRLKNALDLPEALSEFEAINHLAEIASKNKKVKNYLGYGYYGTILPAPIQRNVLENAGWYTAYTPYQAEIAQGRLEALLNFQTVISDLTGLPIANASLLDEGTACGEAMHMLFESRSRDQKKNNVVKFFVADNLFPQSIAVLETKAHGLGIELVVGNFETTELTEDFFGAIVQYIGKGGQINNYRSFVEKANAVNVKVAVATDLLALTLLTPPGEWGAEIAIGTSQRFGVPMGYGGPHAAFLSCTEEYKRVIPGRIIGVSQDRLGNYALRMALQTREQHIKRERATSNICTAQVLLAVMASFYAVYHGKDGLQYIANEIHTKAGILNAGVQHLGFKTVNTAFFDTVQIEVENSDEIVKIFAEEEINVNGFENGKISITIDEMTSEEDIFEILSVFATIKNTEEGFEFEVEDTYLPQDLIRTSDFLTHENFNLYHTETELMRYIKRLERKDLALNQSMIALGSCTMKLNAATELLHMSWERMGNVHPFTPKEQVEGYQTLIKNLEDYLAVITGFDATSLQPNSGAQGEYSGLMVIRSYFEAKGEGHRNVALIPQSAHGTNPASAAMAGMQVVVVKNLESGETDLVDLKEKCEKHKDNLAALMITYPSTYGAFDSNIEEVTEMIHAYGGQVYMDGANMNAQVGLTSPGNIGADVCHLNLHKTFAIPHGGGGPGVGPICVKAHLAPFLGSSPLIETGGKEATNTFAAAPYGSAFILPISYSYILMLGAEGLLKATQGAILNANYMKTRLEKHFDILYTNANNVVAHEFILDCRPFKKAGIEVTDIAKRLIDYGFHAPTVSFPVAGTLMVEPTESENKAELDRFCDALISIRQEIDEIANGDYPVDNNVLHNAPHPIHLITADEWEYPYSRSKAAYPAEWVRERKFFASVSRIDDAYGDRNLICTCAPIEAYMD, from the coding sequence ATGAACACAAACGATTTTTCCATTAGACATATTGGAAACAATGCACAGCAGGCAGCTGAAATGCTTTCTGTAATTGGGAAAGATTCTATTGATTCTTTAATTGAGGCTACAGTTCCTCAGAATATTCGATTGAAAAATGCTTTGGATTTACCAGAAGCTTTATCAGAATTTGAAGCTATTAATCATTTAGCTGAAATCGCTTCAAAAAATAAAAAAGTAAAAAATTATCTTGGATATGGATACTATGGTACAATTTTACCAGCTCCTATTCAACGTAATGTATTAGAAAATGCTGGATGGTACACAGCTTACACACCATACCAAGCTGAAATTGCGCAAGGACGTTTAGAAGCTTTATTAAACTTTCAAACTGTTATCTCTGACTTAACAGGTTTACCTATTGCAAATGCTTCTTTATTAGACGAAGGAACTGCATGTGGTGAAGCAATGCACATGTTATTTGAATCTCGTTCTCGTGATCAAAAGAAAAATAACGTTGTCAAATTTTTTGTAGCAGATAATTTATTTCCACAATCTATAGCGGTTTTAGAAACGAAAGCACATGGTTTAGGAATTGAATTAGTTGTAGGAAACTTTGAAACGACAGAATTAACTGAAGATTTCTTCGGAGCGATTGTTCAATACATCGGAAAAGGAGGACAAATCAATAACTATAGATCATTTGTAGAAAAAGCAAACGCAGTAAACGTAAAAGTAGCCGTAGCAACAGATTTATTAGCTTTAACATTATTAACACCTCCAGGTGAATGGGGAGCTGAAATTGCAATTGGTACTTCTCAACGTTTTGGTGTTCCAATGGGATACGGAGGACCACACGCAGCTTTCTTATCTTGTACAGAAGAATACAAACGTGTAATTCCAGGACGTATTATTGGAGTTTCTCAAGATCGTTTAGGGAACTATGCGCTTCGTATGGCTTTACAAACACGTGAACAACATATCAAACGCGAAAGAGCTACTTCTAATATTTGTACAGCACAAGTATTGTTAGCGGTTATGGCTTCTTTTTATGCGGTTTACCACGGAAAAGATGGGTTACAATATATCGCAAATGAAATTCACACAAAAGCTGGAATTTTAAATGCTGGTGTTCAACATTTAGGATTTAAAACAGTAAATACTGCATTTTTTGATACCGTTCAAATCGAGGTTGAAAACTCGGACGAAATTGTGAAAATTTTTGCTGAAGAAGAAATCAATGTAAATGGATTCGAAAACGGAAAAATTTCAATCACAATTGATGAGATGACTTCTGAAGAAGATATTTTCGAAATTTTAAGTGTTTTTGCAACAATCAAAAATACGGAAGAAGGTTTTGAATTTGAAGTTGAAGACACTTATTTACCTCAAGACTTAATCAGAACTTCTGATTTCTTAACACACGAAAACTTCAATTTATATCATACAGAAACAGAATTAATGCGTTACATCAAACGTTTAGAGCGTAAAGATTTAGCGCTTAATCAATCGATGATTGCATTAGGTTCTTGTACAATGAAGTTGAATGCTGCAACAGAATTATTGCACATGTCTTGGGAAAGAATGGGGAATGTACACCCTTTCACACCGAAAGAACAAGTAGAAGGTTACCAAACATTAATCAAAAACTTAGAAGATTATTTAGCTGTAATCACAGGTTTTGATGCAACTTCTTTACAACCAAACTCTGGTGCACAAGGAGAATATTCAGGTTTAATGGTTATTCGTTCTTACTTTGAGGCAAAAGGAGAAGGACACAGAAATGTGGCATTGATTCCGCAATCTGCTCACGGAACGAACCCTGCATCCGCTGCAATGGCAGGAATGCAAGTTGTTGTGGTTAAAAACTTAGAATCTGGTGAAACAGATTTAGTTGATTTAAAAGAAAAATGTGAAAAACACAAAGATAACTTAGCTGCCTTGATGATTACTTATCCATCAACTTACGGTGCTTTTGATAGCAATATCGAAGAAGTTACTGAAATGATTCACGCCTACGGAGGACAAGTTTATATGGACGGTGCAAACATGAATGCACAAGTTGGTTTAACTTCTCCGGGAAATATTGGTGCAGACGTTTGTCACTTAAACTTACACAAAACATTCGCTATTCCTCACGGTGGTGGTGGACCTGGTGTAGGACCAATTTGTGTAAAAGCACACTTAGCTCCTTTCTTAGGTTCTTCTCCATTAATCGAAACTGGAGGAAAAGAAGCTACAAATACATTCGCTGCGGCTCCTTATGGTTCTGCATTCATTTTACCAATTTCTTATTCATACATTTTAATGTTAGGTGCAGAAGGTTTATTGAAAGCTACACAAGGTGCTATCTTGAATGCCAACTACATGAAAACGCGTTTAGAAAAACATTTTGATATTTTATATACAAATGCAAATAATGTCGTAGCACACGAATTCATCTTAGATTGTCGTCCATTCAAAAAAGCAGGTATCGAAGTAACTGATATTGCAAAACGTTTAATTGATTACGGATTTCACGCACCTACTGTATCTTTCCCAGTAGCGGGAACATTGATGGTAGAGCCAACAGAATCTGAAAACAAAGCAGAATTAGATCGTTTTTGTGATGCATTAATTTCTATTCGCCAAGAAATTGACGAAATTGCAAACGGAGATTATCCAGTTGACAACAATGTATTACACAATGCGCCTCACCCTATTCATTTGATTACTGCTGACGAGTGGGAATATCCTTACTCTCGTTCTAAAGCTGCATATCCAGCAGAATGGGTTCGCGAGCGTAAATTCTTCGCTTCAGTATCAAGAATTGATGATGCATACGGAGATCGTAACTTAATCTGTACATGTGCCCCAATTGAGGCTTATATGGACTAA
- a CDS encoding PadR family transcriptional regulator, which translates to MIDVQFYKGTLQPIILKLLQDNGKMYGYEIISKIKILSNNQFEIKEGALYPILHKLETQNVIEVEAVKINGRIRKYYKLTEIGQKETVNRLASLNETIDQIQNLINPKLSNL; encoded by the coding sequence ATGATAGATGTTCAATTTTATAAAGGAACCTTACAACCAATTATCTTAAAATTATTACAAGATAATGGTAAAATGTATGGTTACGAGATTATAAGTAAAATAAAAATCCTTTCTAATAATCAATTTGAAATCAAAGAAGGTGCTCTGTATCCTATTTTACATAAGCTCGAAACCCAAAATGTAATTGAAGTTGAAGCAGTAAAAATAAATGGAAGAATCCGTAAGTATTACAAATTAACCGAAATTGGACAAAAAGAAACTGTCAATCGATTAGCGTCACTGAATGAAACAATAGATCAAATACAGAATTTAATTAATCCTAAATTGTCTAATCTATGA
- a CDS encoding M28 family metallopeptidase — MKKYTLLAIGLLAFNQANAQYSKENQKKYVEELASDAMKGRKFGTPENRLAAELIAKKFNENNLKPCVGDSYLIEFEYKGNTGQNVCGIKEGKSTDIYAVGAHFDHVGTSDKSEDKIFNGADDNASGTSAVMALSDYFKNKKVKQTMMFMAFDAEEIGLIGSKMLVENSDFQKYLPQMKVMLNLEMIGTVSAFGEGKVYMTGSDRSDLMEIMNKNSCKTFNVEHDPYLQQQLFFRSDNVNFVNHKVVSHALSSVNMENQNHYHQVNDEISVINFKNLSTITKGIGRSLNKMMKNNEAPKYLK; from the coding sequence ATGAAAAAATATACTTTACTTGCAATTGGATTACTTGCATTCAATCAAGCAAATGCGCAATATTCAAAAGAAAATCAAAAGAAATATGTCGAAGAATTAGCTTCTGATGCTATGAAAGGTCGAAAATTTGGAACACCAGAAAATCGTTTGGCTGCTGAATTGATTGCAAAAAAGTTCAATGAAAATAATCTAAAACCATGTGTTGGTGATTCATATTTAATCGAATTTGAATATAAAGGGAATACGGGACAAAATGTTTGTGGAATCAAAGAAGGTAAATCGACTGATATTTATGCTGTAGGTGCACATTTTGATCATGTTGGAACAAGTGATAAAAGCGAAGATAAAATTTTTAATGGAGCAGATGATAATGCGAGTGGAACATCGGCTGTAATGGCGTTGTCTGATTATTTTAAGAATAAGAAAGTGAAGCAAACCATGATGTTTATGGCTTTTGATGCTGAAGAAATTGGATTAATTGGTTCTAAAATGTTGGTCGAAAATTCTGATTTCCAAAAATATTTACCGCAAATGAAAGTGATGTTGAATTTAGAAATGATTGGAACTGTTTCTGCTTTTGGCGAAGGTAAAGTGTATATGACAGGAAGTGATCGTTCGGATTTGATGGAGATTATGAATAAAAATTCTTGCAAAACTTTTAACGTAGAGCACGATCCTTATTTACAACAGCAATTGTTTTTCCGTTCAGATAATGTAAACTTTGTCAATCATAAGGTGGTTTCTCACGCACTTTCATCGGTCAATATGGAAAATCAAAATCATTATCATCAAGTTAATGATGAAATTTCGGTGATTAATTTTAAAAATCTTTCAACAATCACAAAAGGAATTGGACGTAGCTTAAATAAAATGATGAAGAATAATGAAGCACCAAAATATTTAAAATAA
- a CDS encoding sterol desaturase family protein: MKFEKIHNKGQAQIFENKYLEMLTKGHPAVIWGMYIPLLSYCIYYGISRYELSTLTIVSIFFGAMLFWTLFEYFAHRYLFHWTAEQKSLKRIVYIFHGNHHHYPRDKQRLFMPPVPSILLASIIFLIQYLILGKYTFAFFPGFMIGYLLYASMHYLIHAVAPPFKFMKPLWRNHHLHHYKNEELGFGVSNTFWDRIFGTMFDLKNEKEDKEKVKELMFEKKS; encoded by the coding sequence ATGAAATTTGAGAAAATACATAATAAAGGTCAAGCGCAAATATTCGAAAACAAATATCTGGAAATGTTGACAAAAGGTCATCCTGCAGTTATTTGGGGAATGTATATCCCATTACTTTCTTATTGTATTTATTATGGAATTTCGCGTTACGAATTATCTACACTAACAATTGTTTCTATTTTTTTTGGTGCGATGTTATTTTGGACATTGTTCGAATATTTTGCACATCGTTATCTTTTCCATTGGACAGCTGAACAAAAAAGTTTGAAACGAATTGTTTATATTTTTCATGGGAATCATCATCATTATCCGCGCGATAAACAACGTTTGTTTATGCCACCAGTTCCAAGTATTCTTTTGGCGTCAATCATTTTCTTGATTCAATATTTAATTTTAGGGAAATATACCTTTGCTTTCTTTCCTGGTTTTATGATTGGCTATTTATTGTATGCGTCTATGCATTATTTGATTCATGCTGTTGCGCCGCCTTTCAAGTTTATGAAACCTCTTTGGCGCAATCATCATTTGCATCATTATAAAAACGAAGAGTTAGGTTTTGGAGTGTCAAATACATTTTGGGATCGTATTTTTGGAACAATGTTCGATCTAAAAAATGAGAAAGAGGATAAAGAAAAAGTAAAAGAATTGATGTTTGAGAAGAAAAGTTAA
- a CDS encoding citrate synthase → MSDKVILNYNGNELELPVTTGSMDEKSIDISKLRSATGLITMDPGYKNTGACESKITFLDGEEGKLMYRGYPIEQLAEKSSFVEVMYLLIKGELPTQAELDKFVADINEYNHVSEDLIKILDAFPSSAHPMGVLTSLTAALSAFNPKVVDVTSPEDMYKAAVTLLGKFPVLASWTQRKIKGLPVNYSNDKLSYVENFYQLLFKKPGQDLELDPVIVDAIDKLLILHADHEQNCSTSSVRLVGSSHAGLFASISGGISALWGPLHGGANQAVLEMLEAIKNDGGDVDKYLAKAKDKNDPFRLMGFGHRVYKNFDPRAKIIKVAADNVLEKLGINDPILDIAKKLEKAALEDEYFKARNLYPNVDFYSGIIYKALDIPTEMFTVMFAVGRLPGWIAQWMEMRETNQPIGRPRQLYTGAPLRDYVDIENR, encoded by the coding sequence ATGTCAGATAAGGTAATATTAAATTACAATGGAAATGAGTTGGAACTTCCAGTTACAACAGGTTCAATGGACGAAAAATCTATTGACATTTCTAAGTTAAGAAGTGCTACTGGGTTAATCACAATGGATCCAGGATATAAAAATACAGGAGCATGTGAGTCTAAAATTACATTTTTAGATGGTGAAGAAGGGAAATTGATGTACCGTGGCTATCCTATTGAGCAATTAGCAGAGAAATCTTCTTTCGTAGAAGTAATGTATTTGTTAATCAAAGGAGAATTACCAACGCAAGCTGAATTAGATAAATTTGTAGCAGATATTAATGAGTATAACCATGTATCGGAAGATTTAATTAAAATCTTAGATGCATTCCCAAGTTCAGCTCATCCAATGGGAGTTTTAACTTCTTTGACAGCTGCATTATCAGCTTTCAATCCAAAAGTTGTTGATGTTACTTCTCCAGAAGATATGTACAAAGCTGCTGTAACTTTATTAGGGAAATTCCCAGTTTTAGCATCTTGGACACAAAGAAAAATCAAAGGTTTACCAGTAAATTACTCTAACGATAAATTATCTTATGTAGAAAACTTTTACCAATTGTTATTTAAAAAACCAGGTCAAGATTTAGAATTAGACCCAGTTATTGTTGATGCAATTGATAAATTATTAATCTTACACGCAGATCACGAGCAAAACTGTTCTACATCAAGTGTACGTTTAGTAGGATCTTCTCACGCAGGTTTATTCGCTTCAATCTCTGGTGGTATCTCAGCTTTATGGGGACCATTACACGGAGGTGCTAACCAAGCAGTATTAGAAATGTTAGAAGCAATCAAAAATGATGGTGGAGACGTAGATAAATACTTAGCGAAAGCAAAAGATAAAAACGATCCATTCCGTTTAATGGGATTCGGACACCGTGTTTATAAAAACTTTGACCCTCGTGCGAAAATCATCAAAGTTGCTGCTGACAACGTTTTAGAGAAATTAGGCATCAATGATCCTATTTTAGATATTGCGAAAAAATTAGAAAAAGCTGCTTTAGAAGACGAATACTTCAAAGCAAGAAACTTATATCCAAACGTAGATTTCTATTCAGGAATTATTTACAAAGCGTTAGATATCCCTACAGAAATGTTTACAGTAATGTTTGCTGTTGGACGCCTACCAGGATGGATTGCTCAATGGATGGAAATGCGCGAAACGAATCAACCAATTGGTCGTCCTCGTCAATTATACACAGGAGCTCCATTACGTGATTACGTTGATATTGAAAACAGATAA